CACTTTACTATTAAAACACACCATCGCTGCCAATTAGTGatgttctgttgtttgtttgggtATTTTAATCCAGTGAGATGTTGCCATGTACAGATTGAATGCCAAAAAGATTGAAAAGGTTCCTTACACCATCTGATTATCTGTGGGGCAGAGACAGCAGTTGGTGCTGCCATGTTACTGTGGCTCTCATCAAATGGAAACTGACCTTGCATATTCAACCTGTTGGTGAAAAGTTGGTATGCTCAGCTGTTCATCGCGCTGATCTTACACATGCTCAACTcatgtctctcctcctctgtccctccttTAGTCGAGCAGTCCAGATGAGTCCTCCAGCCAAGCAGAAGCCTCCTCTCCATGGatcttgtgtcttgtgtttggAAGTAGACGTATTTCACTGTTGATTTGAAAGCTCTGCTCCGTTCCCTGTGTTcaccaaacatttatttttattgtcagtTTTGGGGGGCAGGGGTATGGTCgatttttaatttgtcttttactgtttgttttttgcgtaatgaaattaaaactttttataaaatgccatttttacTATTGTGATCTCTCATGAGACTATTGTCTCTACCCCATTTTCATTGATTTCAGGCCCAAGCAGAGCTTCAGGGAACCGTATAGAAGAGTAGTTCTGaggaacattttaaagtgttttatagcttcttctttttttaaatgtttaaactagtttgtatagtttttttttgtttgtttttttttttttattctggcCCCACTGCAAGAGTCGGTCTTTACAGAGAAATTAAGTAGTTATGTAGTGACCGTTGGGTAAAACAATTTGGCTTATGGCAGCTCTTTCTTTGAATTTCCAATTGAATGCCAATAAATGAAGTCACCAAGTGGAGTCCTGGTGGTGAATCTGCCAATTTGTCATTATTACATTGTATAAATTAGCTTAAAAatttaatatacagtatagctGTTTGTATCGTGTGTCAAGGTCCTCATAATATTTCACggaaaaacaatcacaaaatGTCGAGCTATATATATGCCTGTTAAGCAAAAGTTGAGGGTTAACAAAGATCAATAAATATTGTACTACAAGCAGTTTGTTAATGGATTGGCAATGATggttttttttagcaaatgttagcatgctaaaataCTATTAGATTTGTGATAATGAGGATTTTACTAACATCAGAATTTAGCTAAATGAAATTACAGCTGCACAGATCTGTtggcatggctgtagactcttgaGAATTACTTAAAACCTGACAGTGGCTAGTTTTATTAACATTATAGGAAAATTATCACTTTGTTAAATGTTTGAGTGAAAGTTTCTTtattgaaaaatgcaaaacaatgaACTCATTCCAACTCTAAACTCAAGTGTGTTTTGGTAATCGGTTTCCAAGAGAAGTAGCTGTGAGGAACGTGGAAAGAAGCTTTCTTTAATATGTAATCTTAAAAAGCATGACAGATGGCATTAATGTACTCTAGGAGACACAATCATTATGCTTCTAAATTGGCACTTAATGCTTGTAAAGGATCTGAACCTTGCCTCGTTCAGTGCTAAACTACACATGGACTACTTCAGTATAACTCAGCAAAAGGATTGGCCCTTATACAGCAGAACTACAAAGAAGGTAATGATGCATCTGTACATAGCTGCTCTATAGTGTCCTTAACAAAACTAGACATACAGTACCAAAACCACAGCATCTATATAGGCAAATAGCAATGGCAATATGTTTAACAATTGccaaacaaatttaaaaatcacCTGTAAAGTTTAAAACCCCCTCAAGAGGTTGAGAGGCTTAGAAGCAGCAGAGTCTCGTAACTAAGAAAGCCGTCTGCAGCCAAGAAATGGTAGAAAATGCAAATCCTATTTTCCAGTTTCACAGAAAGCTGAAAAAATGTCTTAGCCGGTATCTAATGGCACGAGAGAAGACACATTTTTGGAATAATAGTATGGTGCTTGAAATAATTTAGAATCACCCATTTCAATGTGTATTCATTAGAGATAAAAATCAGTTTGAAAATGACCTCTCAGTTCCTTTGCATCAGATAAAAGGTCATGAATCAAGGCTTTCGTAAGGTGCGTGAACTTTAACCCAAGTCCCAGTCAAGTAGGATGCTTGGGTTCCTCAGTCATAGAAAAGAATTTGGCCACGAATATCCTCAGGAATAGGTTCTTGTTGACCTCTGGCAGCCTTGGCCCTGCGCTCTGCAGGGCAGTAAAGCTCCCCTCTGCCCCTCACAGTGATGTCGAGTAACGACGCTTCCTTCACTAGCATTTCTAACAAGCAGACACCCCTTAAACATGAAGAAGCATGAGTTGTTGTTTCAAGGAGCTGGCATGCTGCTTAATTACAGGCCAGATTGGGCACCACAGCGGTACCGCCCGTTAGTCACAAATTACATGTTTATCTCAGTACCCAAAgttttcaaattttatttttatagcaaACAAGAGAGTGGCTGATCTCTCACTGTCCCTCAGAGTCTGGATTGTAATTTGCACAGAATTAGGCGGTCGACTTCTCGGCGCCAGAATCCCAGGCTTGTTCTTCTGGTGCTTGCTAAATGTCTCAGTTTCTTGCGGAGGCAAGGCAGGGGATGAGTCCAGCTGTGTAAACAACCTTTGACATAATCTCTACGAATGCATGCAAAGCCTAAACCCATCAGGTTCAACTCTGTCTTTTTCTAGTACATAACTCCTCTTCTCCCGTAGCCTTCACCATCCATCATTAGATATGGCTTTCTGACTGCTGTGACCCCTGATGCGACCTCGGGGGTCGAGCCCTGGATCTGTGGgagtcctcctcttcctcatggCTGACAGCTCTCAGCTGTTTTGTCCCTCTCAGATACCCGTTCAGCCATGCTGATGCTCCAAACATAGCAGCACCGCCTTCCCTGGTGGCAGGCCACTGTGTCATCACGTCTGTCTCAACAATAAATACCAGTGAATAAATACCATAAAAAGACACAAGCCACGCTCCTGTCAGAACATCTGAGATGCTCCTCCATCTTCTGCCGTCACGACCTCTGGCAGCAGGTGGACAGTCTTTGCTGTCAATCCTCTCCATGAGTCTTCATTTGGTTTATCAGGACTAAGTTATTGGAGTGTACAGACACATGATTCCAGGTGCTTTCATATTTGGCTCCAAAGCAATGTCAGACCAGCTTTGTATTGGCTCGTCAGACCTGTTGCTCACTAAGTGTGATGTGAATCCACACCATCAACAAAAGAAACGCCAACAGTGATGCTTGTGTGTGGCAGCTCTTGCTCCAGCATCCCCAACAAAAGTCTCAGAGTTCAGGGGACGTTTGGTGCATGGCAGCAACATGGTGGCCGGTTGCGTccatgctttccataaagattTTGTCATCATCTGTAGAAGTCTGGCCTGGCCAGAAACAACCTTTAATCTACACTAAAGCAGGGGCTGGTCACTTTGCTCTTTCCAAGTTGGAGATGCGCCCATctgattcattctttttctccCCATTCTTCCCCAAATAATCTTCCAGAAAAGATGGTTTGTCGTGTGCACCTCGCTTGCGTCTACTCATAGATACACTAAGGACAGCTATTCTATTATGGGGATCACTATGGGGGAGTTAATGTCTCTTTTTGTGAGGGAATGTAGGTTGGGGGGATGATGCCACTAGTCGATGAacttgtgtgtgtctccataGAGCCATCGCTGTGGAGGCATGGCAGCCTCGTTGAGATGATTGCACTCATCGCTGCACTTGCAGGACTGGATGAACATCACGGACCTGTTGAAGCGTTCGCCATCGGGGCAGGCGAAGCTCACGCTGGCAGTACGCGTACGACGGGGTGAGCAGCAGCGGCCGTCCCTACATACACCACAGTAGTTGGGCCTGTACAGGCGAGTGCTCCTGCAGCCAGCATAGGACAGGCGGTGCGGCTCAGGGGCCTTGTGGGTACGAGAGCACTTCCTTCCTTTCTGTGGGGGGAGAAACAAAAGGGTAAGAATGGATTAAATTTTCTGGTGAAAGGAATTAAACAAGACTAAAAGTCTAAAGCTGTGTTAACAACTCCATGAGGTTGCACTGAAGCACAGCTGTGCTTCGAGATCATTGATAATGTCAGCTAGCATGGTTAAAAATCTTTTCGTTGGTGCAGCTGTAGCTGTAGAGCAGGTTTAACACTGCTTTCCAGTGAACGCTTCATAGGATCACATTGCCATTTGCTTGGAATCAGAACTGCAAAATGAAATAACTCATCAGTCAAACTGAGACTAATCCAGTTAAATGCAGAGACAGGGAAAAGCAAAATAAAGGTCAGAACAACAGATGGGTGCCAGAGAGAGGAACATGCCAACAATAGTTAAGGATTGACACTGATGCACATTAACACCCACGGCAGCTCTGCAAACACTGggagagcacagagaaacaggTGCACAACAACCCATCAGCCTCATGAGTGGCTCATGGAGGGAGGCAGAATGTTTCTGAGGGCGTTGTGTATGAAATGGGAGAGAGCAACAGAGTGGGCGAATCGAGTGCTCTTTAAATCACATTGCAAAAAGCCACAGTGTCGCAGGTTCAGCGTGGGAGAGCTGCAAACCCCCACTGACTAATAAAGGgagagtttttcttttgtcacgtCTCTTAAAAGTTCTGGGATTTACAGCTTTGTGAAAACaaattttttatgttatttctaAAGAAATGCTGCAGCATCTTTGAtctattgaaaatgaaaacttgtAAAACAGTTGACAATAAAGTCAACAATCTTTTTCTTGGCTTCTTGGCTTTGAGCAGTTGCCAAGCAACCATTGGAGACTCAAGAAAGTTACTGCTCCCAGTCAGGAAATAGTCTGGCACTGTCATGTCAAATGTCATGGTTATACACTTCAGTTTTTGAGCAAACAAGATTACACGTTAATTAttgagttttagaggtgctgatggGGGGTTTCATGTCAATGTcttgtttctctcctctctctgactctAACAATCCGCCTGACAAGAGAAGAGAGTATTTCCCAAAGTGTTGAACTAGTTGTTTAAGCTTTGAATTTCCCATATACCATGAACAAAGCATGAAGCTCACAGGGAACACGTAGTCTAAATCAGCTCTGTCGTCATCCTGTGGGGGATGTTTCCCACACAGCAACAGAACCATGAATAGACAGAATGGATCAGAAAGGGCTCCAGCGACAGAGGGATTCAGGGGCAGGGGCAGTATACATGCCATGATATTAATACCAATCGCACCCCTTGACAGCAATCCCTTCCTGAATCTGTTTAGCATGGCGCATGGTCTGCATGGTTGTGGGTCATTAGAGGAAAGACTGCAATCCATCCCCTTATGAGAATCTTAAAAGCACCATTTCTCACCTTGACAGGGATAGACATGGAGCTGCAGGGTCTAATGTTGCACAGGCGCGTCTCTTTGATCAGCTTACACCGGGCATTGTCATTGGTAACACGAGAGGAGATGCCCATCCCACAGCTCCGAGAACACTGGGACCAGGAAGTAGTCTGAACCACACACTGATCTCCCACCTGCCTCCAGGCTAGGAGAGATGAAAAAGAGGACGTGTGAGGGACAACGACAATGGATGATGCAAAACATGAAGAGTCAGAGAATGAGAGGCAAGATCAGCAAAAGTAAAGCCGGGGGGGAAAAAGGGCAAattggagagagagggagaaggagaggtcCAGAGATGCAAAGCACACTGGACTCATTCAGCGAACAGGCAACACTGACGCATAGAGAGGGTGATTACAGAGAGGGGAAAGCTAGGTGACAgaggtatgtgtgtgagagagagcaccTCTGGTGTGCAAGGAGCCAGTGGAAAACAAGCCTCACAtaaatgctgacacacacacacagatgcagaggGAAAAGCTCACAGTGAGGCCGTTTGTGCGTCAGGAGGCTAAAATGgctaaaacataaacatgatgCTTTACTGCGTCGAGGAAACAGACGGCACTCTGAGGCGACACGGCAGCACCCTCTCTTACCCGCCAGGTGCTTGTTTCCACGCTGCTTGTCCCACTTGCGCCCCACCTCCACCAGCTCGTTGCCCAGGGTGTCCTTCTCCTTTTTGGGTTTGTAGGGGTACAACTTCCGGAAAGGTTTCAGATAAGGCTTTGTGTAAGGGTAGGCCGGGTAGGGAATGAAGGGGTAAGGTGGATAAGCCGGAGGTTGGGGTCGGCGGTGCACCGGAGGCATGGCGGTGGTTCCCTTGTGGCAGTCGATGCTGAGGCAGCACTGGCCTGGCACCTTCACCAGCTGCGGAGTGGGGCAGGAAGGGGACGCCAGGGGCACATGGCTGGGGCAAAGGGGCACGCAGCCCACCGCTCCATCAATGCAGGTGCACTGGTGCTTGCAACCGGCACGGAAATTCTCGCCGTTTTGATAAATCCGCCCATTGTATTCGCACGAGCGGCCCTCTGCCTTGGCTGAGAGATAGAAAGTAGACAGACAGGTTGGTCAAAAGAGCAAAAACTGGTGTTTACACATGAAACAGGAATAAagagcagacagaaagagacttaTGCGTAAATGCTCTGTAATACACATGGAAGGTCGATaacgagagagggagagacacactATCTCCAGATTTATGAAGCAAGACCTATTCTTAGGCCAGACAGGAATTTTGACTTGTTTACAATGTCCTTCCCCTTCCGTCCCCTAGTGGGACTCCCCACACAACACCCCGGATACCCCCCTTTATATAGAAACACCCCCAAATAAACACAGATATAAAAATaccactgtgcatgtgtgcgtggtTGTGTGTTTCATGGGGCTGTTTATGTACACATTGAACTACTTATATAAATCCCAGAGTTGGCCGGGTTTCAGTCACAGCTCATGAAGGTGCTCTGTTTTTGAAACGTGGCACGGGCTTCAAACCCGAAGCCCCTATCAAAGAGAAACTCCAGCCGCTTGGCTCGGAAGCCAGATACCCCACCCTGAAGTTACACATTCCCTCACTCAACCCCAAGCTAAACCCTGTGCCGAAAACCCCCACCTCCCGCATCTGACCCTCAAACCCCTCTGCCCACCCCTCCGTGGTGCGTACCCCTGCAGATGCCATGGGTGCGGCCCACATCATTGCCGTAGTTGCACTCCAGGCCTTTATGGTGGTCACAGGGCCGTCCTTCGTGGCAATCCTGGTTGAGCTGAGCAGCACACACCTTGCAGCAGCCGCAGCCATCCGGGACTGAGCTGACCCCTGGCGGACAGGATGGAGGCCCTGCtggacactcacacaccaccGGACAATCAGCAGTCACCTAAAGGAGGGGACACAGCGTGCACTTCAGTTAACCTGAATTCTGGCGAACCAACTTCATGCAGTGCATTTTCCGTGTAAGGAGGAGCCACGCTGGAACCAAGCAGGACAATAGTTTGACTCATGTTACACAGATCACAGAAATTCCTCAAAGTGTGTGAGGCTTAAACATTTGCTGAATACCCAGCACTGTCCCAAGCCCCACAGGGATATCTGTAACCCTCTGTCGCCTTCCGCTTGGCATCCGCTGAGGTGAGCAGGGATGAAAGCCATGTTCTCTGACCCATccagccccccctccccaccccgcCACCCTCACTCCCACAATCCTCCTGCTCCTACATCTTTTGTTTCTCACCCTTTCTCTCCTCAGcaccttcacacacatacacacaccagagtCACTCCAACATCTCCCAGCAGGCACCGTCTCCGGTTAAACTCCTGTGGGTCTCAGGTGGGCTTGAAGGTTGGGTATGA
This genomic window from Pempheris klunzingeri isolate RE-2024b chromosome 17, fPemKlu1.hap1, whole genome shotgun sequence contains:
- the LOC139216319 gene encoding CCN family member 1, producing the protein MAFIPAHLSGCQAEGDRGLQISLWGLGQCWVTADCPVVCECPAGPPSCPPGVSSVPDGCGCCKVCAAQLNQDCHEGRPCDHHKGLECNYGNDVGRTHGICRAKAEGRSCEYNGRIYQNGENFRAGCKHQCTCIDGAVGCVPLCPSHVPLASPSCPTPQLVKVPGQCCLSIDCHKGTTAMPPVHRRPQPPAYPPYPFIPYPAYPYTKPYLKPFRKLYPYKPKKEKDTLGNELVEVGRKWDKQRGNKHLAAWRQVGDQCVVQTTSWSQCSRSCGMGISSRVTNDNARCKLIKETRLCNIRPCSSMSIPVKKGRKCSRTHKAPEPHRLSYAGCRSTRLYRPNYCGVCRDGRCCSPRRTRTASVSFACPDGERFNRSVMFIQSCKCSDECNHLNEAAMPPQRWLYGDTHKFID